Proteins encoded together in one Chitinophaga sp. LS1 window:
- a CDS encoding SRPBCC domain-containing protein: MKDYKKHFLVPAAPEELYKALTNQYTIQLWSGEPAEMKAEAGTEFSLWGDSIAGMNLEFEEDKKIVQEWYFGDQPEDSIVTIILHPHKKGTDVELRHTNIPDEAFDDIVDGWNEAYFGALVDFYS; the protein is encoded by the coding sequence ATGAAGGATTATAAAAAGCACTTTTTGGTGCCAGCAGCTCCTGAGGAGTTGTACAAGGCATTGACCAATCAATACACCATTCAGTTATGGTCCGGTGAACCTGCGGAAATGAAAGCCGAGGCAGGAACGGAGTTTTCCCTTTGGGGAGACAGTATTGCGGGTATGAACCTCGAGTTTGAGGAGGATAAGAAGATTGTGCAGGAGTGGTATTTCGGGGATCAGCCGGAAGATTCAATTGTGACGATTATACTTCATCCTCACAAGAAAGGAACGGATGTGGAGCTGAGGCATACGAATATTCCTGACGAGGCATTTGACGACATTGTGGATGGATGGAATGAGGCGTATTTTGGAGCACTTGTTGATTTCTATTCATGA